One window from the genome of Pseudomonas fluorescens encodes:
- a CDS encoding retention module-containing protein encodes MAALIGIVSKVVGQVFAEAAGGLRRPLVEGDRLYAGEHLVTGAEGAVAVHLQNGQSLTLGRESNLTLTPQLLANHAPHVDTPDTTPPSDAQLTDVQKLQQAIAAGADPTQTGEATAAGPEGGNPGGVGGGHSFVLLEEVGGEVDPLIGFPTAGFNGIPEFPQLRLAGDPDNTGDDATPPVTPEMPDNPVTLDGVNVEGGELTTNEANLADGSASNPGALVQNGTFTVSAPDGLSSLSIGGINVISGGVPAGFPQTITSALGNTLTITGYDPTTGVVSYTYTLTDNETHPAGGGANNITEQFPVVAVDTDGDTATGTLDVNITDDVPQAIDDSHANTASETLVTLTGNVLPNDHQGADRIPTGPDSGPIVGGTFTGTYGTLVLNPNGTYTYTLNTSDPQFVALHGGGSGTETFTYTLTDADGDTSTANLVLQVHNNDDPVVLVGLDAEGGELSLQEKNLSDGSSPDASALTQSGTFTVTALDGVQTLSVGGINVVTGGVAAGFPQSITTALGNTLTITGYNASTGVVSYSYTLLDNEAHPNANGANSVSEQFAVVATDDNGTTANGNLDVNIVDDLPKAVDDSNASTASETHLTLTGSVLTNDTQGADHVASGPITPGTFTGTYGTLVLNADGSYTYTLNTADADFKGLHGGGNGSETFTYTLTDADGDTSTANLVLQVHNNDDPVIITGLDTEGGELSLQEKNLSDGSSPDASALTQSGTFTVTALDGVQTLSVGGINVVTGGVAAGFPQSITTALGNTLTITGYNASTGVVSYSYTLLDNEAHPNASGANSVSEQFAVVATDDNGTTANGNLDVNIVDDLPKAVDDNNASTASETHLTLTGSVLTNDTQGADQVASGPITPGTFTGTYGTLVLNADGSYTYTLNTADADFKGLHGGGNGSETFTYTLTDADGDTSTANLVLQVHNNDDPVIITGLDTEGGELSLQEKNLSDGSSPDASALTQSGTFTVTALDGVQTLSVGGINVVVGGVAAGFPQSITTALGNTLTITGYNASTGVVSYSYTLLDNEAHPNANGANSVSEQFAVVVTDDNGTTANGNLDVNIVDDLPKAVDDNNASTASETHLTLTGSVLTNDTQGADQVASGPITPGTFTGTYGTLVLNADGSYTYTLNTADADFKSLHGGGNGSETFTYTLTDADGDTSTANLVLQVHNNDDPVIITGLDTEGGELTVQEKNLSDGSNPDASALTQSGTFTVTALDGVQTLSVGGINVVIGGVAAGFPQSITTALGNTLTITGFNAATGVVSYSYILLDNEAHPNANGANSVSEQFAVVVTDDNGTTANGNLDVNIVDDLPTAHADAASVDEGGTVSGNVLNNDEGGADGPAASGAVIGVRAGNDTSTPAIGGLNTQINGTYGYLTLDANGNAVYHSNPNTVSAPGATDVFTYTVRDADGDESTTTITIDVHDICLVATPDHEISVYEKALDLNQDGQDLAPGTVTGSTPNATSETASGSLVGSISGAVGAVTFALVGNATGAYGQLSLQPDGSYTYTLTAPATTTPHANDGPNVLSESFTYQATDSLGNTVTSTIVIDIVDDVPKAHADLASVEEGGTVNGNVLDNDVLGADGGTVIGVRAGSDTSNPAVGGLNSQINGTYGYLTLDANGNAVYHSNPNTVGAPGATDVFTYTVRDADGDESTTTITIDVHESCLVATPEHEISVYEKALDLNQDGQDLAPGTVTGSTPNATSETASGSLVGSISGAVGAVTFALVGNAAGAYGQLSLHPDGSYTYTLTSPAATTPHANDGPNVLSESFTYQATDSLGNTVTSTIVIDIVDDVPKAHCDVASVVEGGTVNGNVLDNDVLGADGGAVIGVRAGNDTSNPAIGGLNSQINGTYGYLTLDANGNAVYHSNPDAVGAPGAIDVFTYTVRDADGDESTTTITIDVHNSCLVAETDHDVTVYEKALDLTQDGQDLAPGTVTGSDPSATGETASGTLVGSVSGATGAVTFTLVGNASGAYGQLLLHPDGSYTYTLTSPATTTPHANDGPNVLSENFTYQATDALGNSTTGSLVVSIVDDIPKAVASERSVTAVEVDSNLLIVLDVSGSMKDDSGVPGLSRMDLAKQAISALLDKYDDMGDVKVQLVTFSGSATDQSAVWVDVATAKTLIAALNAHGDTNYDAAVAMAKTAFATPGQLTGAQNIGYFFSDGKPTLGEIGSADEVAWKAFLDANGIKNYAVGLGSGARNVNLDPLAYDGSTHTDTNAVVVTDLNQLNSALSGTVQGAPVTGNLLGEGGSFGADGGFIKSLVVDGTTYSYDPAANGGHGALTASGGLNHGSFNTATNTLSIATDHDGTLVVNLDTGAFTYTSQTATSTLITEHIGYTVSDHDGDLASSNLVINVVPNSPPIAADDNIITNVLSGNIVIPGELLLGNDSDANGDPLTASPTSFNTGWVAKGADFTGSTGTASFTGNNVQSINLSRSAFVANTASMTAMLVVSGALGMVSNNNANDEDRLNISLKQGETLTLDHNLSAGRIAMEYSLNGGPFIAINDGASFTAAADGNYQIHVTNIANPGGGNSNTAENYQLTLTVDYAGAQDKTPDYHGSYTASDNHGGSDSAAVGISYQAGHTLTGTSGDDVLLAGNGDNILNAGDGNDVLSAGSGNNTLNGGAGNDLLYSGTGNDLLDGGTGNDTVSYAHATSAVTVNLGLLAAQNTLGAGTDTLSHIENLVGSNFNDTLTGDGASNRLDGGLGHDVLNGGGGDDLLIGGLGNNTLTGGSGADTFQWQAGNSGHDVITDFTPGIDKLDLSQLLQGENDSAASLDDYLHFSVSGSGASVITSIDVSAIAGATPNQTIDLAGVNLASHYGVAPGAGGIIGAADTATIINGMLNDHSLKVDTV; translated from the coding sequence ATGGCAGCGCTCATCGGTATCGTCAGCAAAGTGGTCGGGCAAGTTTTCGCAGAAGCGGCCGGTGGCTTGCGGCGGCCTTTGGTCGAAGGCGATCGGCTCTATGCCGGCGAACACCTGGTCACCGGTGCCGAAGGGGCCGTGGCTGTGCATCTGCAGAACGGCCAGTCGTTGACCCTGGGCCGCGAAAGCAACCTGACTCTTACCCCGCAGCTGCTGGCCAACCATGCGCCTCATGTCGACACGCCCGACACGACGCCGCCGAGTGACGCGCAACTGACCGACGTGCAAAAGCTGCAGCAAGCCATCGCCGCCGGTGCCGACCCGACCCAGACCGGTGAAGCCACGGCCGCCGGACCCGAAGGTGGCAACCCGGGTGGTGTAGGCGGCGGGCACAGTTTTGTGCTGTTGGAAGAAGTCGGCGGGGAGGTCGATCCGCTGATCGGTTTTCCGACGGCCGGGTTCAACGGGATTCCCGAGTTTCCACAGCTACGCTTGGCCGGTGACCCGGATAACACCGGCGACGATGCAACCCCGCCGGTAACTCCTGAGATGCCGGACAACCCCGTGACCCTCGACGGGGTCAATGTCGAGGGCGGCGAACTGACCACCAACGAGGCCAATCTGGCCGATGGTTCGGCCAGCAATCCGGGGGCGCTGGTGCAAAATGGCACCTTCACGGTATCCGCGCCTGACGGGCTGAGCAGCCTGAGCATCGGCGGCATCAACGTGATCAGTGGTGGCGTGCCCGCAGGCTTTCCTCAGACCATCACGTCGGCGCTGGGCAACACGTTGACCATCACGGGCTATGACCCCACCACGGGGGTGGTCAGTTACACCTACACCCTGACAGACAATGAAACCCATCCTGCCGGCGGTGGTGCCAACAACATTACCGAGCAGTTCCCCGTGGTGGCCGTCGACACCGACGGTGACACGGCCACCGGCACCCTGGACGTCAACATCACCGATGACGTGCCCCAGGCGATCGACGACAGCCACGCGAACACCGCGTCGGAAACCCTGGTTACCCTTACCGGCAACGTATTACCCAACGACCACCAGGGCGCCGACCGGATCCCCACCGGCCCCGACAGCGGGCCGATCGTTGGCGGGACGTTCACCGGCACCTACGGCACCCTGGTGCTCAACCCCAACGGCACGTACACCTACACCCTGAACACCAGCGACCCGCAATTCGTCGCGTTGCATGGCGGGGGCAGCGGTACCGAGACGTTCACCTACACCCTGACCGATGCCGATGGCGACACCAGCACCGCGAACCTGGTGCTGCAAGTACACAACAACGACGATCCGGTGGTGTTGGTGGGCCTGGATGCTGAAGGTGGCGAGCTGTCGTTGCAGGAGAAAAACCTCAGCGACGGCAGCAGCCCGGACGCATCGGCCCTGACCCAAAGCGGCACGTTCACCGTGACCGCGCTGGACGGCGTGCAGACCCTCAGCGTGGGCGGTATCAACGTCGTCACCGGCGGCGTGGCGGCGGGTTTCCCACAATCGATTACCACTGCGCTGGGCAACACCCTGACCATCACTGGCTACAACGCCAGCACCGGTGTGGTCAGCTACAGCTACACGCTGCTGGACAACGAAGCCCATCCCAACGCCAACGGCGCCAACAGCGTTAGCGAACAGTTCGCCGTAGTCGCCACCGACGATAACGGCACCACAGCCAACGGCAACCTGGACGTAAACATCGTCGATGACCTGCCTAAAGCCGTGGACGACAGCAACGCCAGCACGGCTTCGGAAACCCACCTGACCCTGACCGGCAGCGTTCTGACCAACGACACCCAAGGTGCGGATCACGTGGCGTCCGGCCCAATCACGCCCGGCACTTTTACTGGCACCTACGGCACCCTGGTGCTCAACGCCGACGGTTCCTACACCTACACCCTCAACACCGCTGACGCCGATTTCAAAGGTTTGCACGGCGGCGGCAACGGCAGTGAAACCTTCACCTACACACTCACTGACGCCGATGGCGACACCAGCACCGCGAACCTGGTGCTGCAAGTACACAACAACGACGATCCGGTGATCATCACCGGCCTCGACACTGAAGGTGGCGAGCTGTCGTTGCAGGAAAAAAACCTCAGCGACGGCAGCAGCCCGGACGCATCGGCCCTGACCCAAAGCGGCACGTTCACCGTGACCGCGCTGGACGGCGTGCAGACCCTCAGCGTGGGCGGTATCAACGTCGTCACCGGCGGCGTGGCGGCGGGTTTCCCACAATCGATTACCACTGCGCTGGGCAACACCCTGACCATCACTGGCTACAACGCCAGCACCGGTGTGGTCAGCTACAGCTACACGCTGCTGGACAACGAAGCCCATCCCAACGCCAGCGGCGCCAACAGCGTTAGCGAACAGTTCGCTGTAGTCGCCACCGACGATAACGGCACCACGGCCAACGGCAACCTGGACGTGAACATCGTCGACGACTTGCCCAAAGCCGTAGATGACAACAACGCCAGCACGGCTTCGGAAACCCACCTGACCCTGACCGGCAGCGTCCTGACCAACGACACCCAAGGCGCGGATCAGGTGGCGTCCGGCCCAATCACGCCCGGTACCTTCACCGGCACCTACGGCACCCTGGTGCTCAACGCCGACGGTTCCTACACCTACACCCTCAACACCGCGGACGCCGATTTCAAAGGTTTGCACGGCGGTGGCAACGGCAGTGAAACCTTCACCTACACCCTGACCGATGCCGACGGCGACACCAGCACTGCGAACCTGGTGCTGCAAGTGCACAACAACGACGATCCGGTGATCATCACCGGCCTCGACACCGAGGGCGGCGAGCTGTCGTTGCAGGAAAAAAACCTCAGCGACGGCAGCAGCCCGGACGCATCGGCCCTGACCCAAAGCGGCACGTTCACCGTGACCGCGCTGGACGGTGTGCAGACCTTGAGTGTTGGCGGTATCAATGTGGTTGTAGGCGGAGTGGCGGCGGGTTTCCCGCAGTCCATCACCACCGCGCTGGGCAACACCCTGACCATCACTGGCTACAACGCCAGCACCGGTGTGGTCAGCTATAGCTACACCTTGCTGGACAACGAAGCCCATCCCAACGCCAACGGCGCCAATAGCGTTAGCGAACAATTCGCCGTTGTGGTTACCGACGATAACGGCACCACGGCCAACGGCAACCTGGACGTAAATATCGTCGACGACTTGCCCAAAGCCGTGGACGACAACAACGCCAGTACGGCTTCGGAAACCCACCTGACCCTGACCGGCAGCGTCCTGACCAACGATACCCAAGGCGCGGATCAGGTGGCGTCCGGCCCAATCACGCCCGGTACCTTCACCGGCACCTACGGCACCCTGGTGCTCAACGCCGACGGTTCCTACACCTACACCCTCAACACCGCGGACGCCGATTTCAAAAGCTTGCACGGCGGTGGCAACGGCAGCGAAACCTTCACCTACACCCTGACCGATGCCGACGGCGACACCAGCACTGCGAACCTGGTGCTGCAAGTGCATAACAACGACGATCCGGTGATCATCACCGGCCTCGACACTGAAGGTGGTGAGCTGACGGTCCAGGAAAAAAACCTCAGCGACGGCAGCAACCCGGATGCATCGGCCCTGACTCAAAGCGGCACGTTCACCGTGACCGCGCTGGACGGCGTGCAGACCCTGAGTGTTGGCGGTATCAATGTGGTTATAGGCGGCGTGGCGGCGGGTTTCCCGCAGTCCATCACCACCGCGCTGGGCAACACGCTGACCATCACCGGCTTCAACGCTGCTACTGGTGTGGTCAGCTACAGCTACATCTTGCTGGACAACGAAGCCCATCCAAACGCCAACGGCGCCAACAGCGTTAGCGAACAGTTCGCCGTAGTCGTCACCGACGATAACGGCACCACGGCCAACGGCAACCTGGACGTGAACATCGTCGATGATTTGCCGACCGCCCATGCTGATGCCGCCTCGGTGGATGAGGGCGGGACGGTCAGTGGCAACGTCCTGAACAACGACGAAGGCGGTGCCGACGGGCCGGCCGCGAGTGGTGCCGTGATTGGCGTGCGCGCTGGCAACGACACCTCGACCCCGGCGATCGGCGGCTTGAACACCCAGATCAATGGCACCTACGGCTACCTGACCCTGGACGCCAACGGCAACGCCGTCTACCACAGCAACCCGAACACCGTCAGCGCCCCAGGCGCGACCGATGTGTTCACCTACACCGTGCGTGACGCCGACGGCGATGAGAGCACCACCACCATCACCATCGATGTCCACGATATCTGCCTCGTCGCCACACCCGACCACGAAATCAGCGTCTACGAAAAAGCCCTCGACCTGAACCAGGATGGCCAGGACCTGGCCCCCGGCACCGTCACCGGCAGCACTCCGAATGCCACCAGCGAGACTGCCAGCGGCAGCCTTGTCGGCTCGATCAGCGGTGCCGTGGGCGCAGTGACCTTCGCGCTGGTGGGCAACGCCACCGGTGCCTACGGTCAACTGTCGCTTCAGCCCGACGGTTCGTATACCTACACCCTGACGGCGCCAGCCACGACCACGCCCCACGCCAACGATGGCCCGAACGTGCTGAGCGAAAGCTTCACCTACCAGGCCACGGACTCGTTGGGCAACACGGTCACCAGCACCATCGTCATCGACATTGTCGACGACGTGCCCAAGGCCCATGCCGATTTGGCCTCGGTGGAGGAGGGCGGCACGGTCAACGGCAATGTGCTGGACAACGACGTGCTGGGCGCGGACGGTGGCACGGTGATTGGCGTACGCGCCGGCAGCGATACCTCGAACCCTGCCGTCGGTGGCTTGAACAGCCAGATCAATGGCACCTATGGCTACCTGACCCTGGACGCCAACGGCAACGCTGTCTACCACAGCAACCCGAACACCGTCGGCGCCCCAGGCGCGACCGATGTGTTCACTTACACCGTGCGTGATGCCGACGGCGATGAAAGCACCACCACCATCACCATCGATGTCCACGAAAGCTGCCTCGTTGCCACACCCGAGCACGAAATCAGCGTCTACGAAAAAGCCCTCGATCTGAACCAGGACGGCCAGGACCTGGCCCCCGGCACCGTCACCGGCAGCACTCCGAATGCCACCAGCGAGACCGCCAGCGGCAGCCTTGTCGGCTCGATCAGCGGAGCCGTGGGCGCAGTGACCTTCGCGTTGGTGGGCAACGCCGCCGGTGCCTACGGTCAACTGTCGCTTCACCCCGACGGCTCCTACACCTACACCCTGACCTCGCCAGCCGCCACCACGCCTCACGCCAACGATGGCCCGAACGTATTGAGCGAAAGCTTCACCTACCAGGCCACGGACTCGTTGGGCAACACGGTCACCAGCACCATCGTCATCGACATCGTCGACGACGTGCCCAAGGCTCACTGCGATGTCGCCTCGGTGGTGGAGGGCGGCACGGTCAATGGCAACGTGCTGGACAACGACGTACTCGGTGCCGACGGTGGTGCAGTCATCGGCGTACGTGCGGGCAACGACACCTCGAATCCAGCCATCGGCGGCCTCAACAGCCAGATCAATGGCACCTACGGCTACCTGACCCTGGACGCCAACGGCAACGCCGTCTACCACAGCAATCCCGATGCTGTCGGCGCGCCAGGCGCGATCGATGTGTTCACCTACACCGTGCGGGACGCCGATGGCGATGAAAGCACCACCACCATCACCATCGATGTACACAACAGCTGCCTCGTCGCAGAAACCGACCATGACGTGACCGTCTACGAAAAAGCCCTGGACCTGACCCAGGACGGCCAGGACCTGGCCCCCGGCACCGTCACCGGCAGTGACCCGAGCGCCACCGGTGAAACCGCCAGCGGGACCTTGGTCGGCTCGGTCAGCGGTGCCACGGGCGCCGTCACCTTCACCCTGGTGGGCAATGCCAGCGGTGCCTACGGTCAGTTGCTGCTCCATCCTGATGGGTCGTACACCTACACCTTGACCTCGCCGGCCACGACCACACCCCATGCCAACGATGGCCCGAACGTGCTGAGCGAAAACTTCACCTATCAGGCCACGGACGCCCTGGGCAACAGCACCACCGGCAGCCTGGTGGTCAGCATCGTCGATGACATACCAAAGGCCGTTGCGTCCGAGCGTTCGGTGACGGCGGTGGAGGTCGATTCGAACCTGCTGATCGTGCTTGATGTGTCCGGCAGCATGAAAGACGATTCTGGCGTGCCGGGACTCTCGCGTATGGATCTGGCCAAACAGGCAATCAGCGCCTTGCTCGACAAATACGACGACATGGGCGACGTCAAAGTCCAGCTTGTGACCTTCAGCGGCAGTGCCACCGACCAGAGTGCCGTGTGGGTGGACGTGGCAACTGCCAAGACGCTGATCGCCGCGCTGAACGCGCACGGTGACACCAATTACGATGCAGCCGTGGCGATGGCCAAGACCGCGTTCGCAACCCCCGGGCAACTGACCGGCGCCCAGAACATTGGTTATTTTTTCTCCGATGGCAAGCCGACCTTGGGCGAAATCGGCTCGGCGGACGAGGTCGCGTGGAAAGCCTTTCTCGATGCCAACGGCATCAAGAATTACGCCGTCGGCCTGGGCAGCGGCGCCAGAAACGTCAATCTCGACCCGCTGGCCTATGACGGCAGCACCCACACCGACACCAATGCGGTGGTGGTCACCGACTTGAACCAGCTCAACTCGGCGCTTTCCGGTACCGTGCAAGGCGCGCCTGTCACCGGCAACCTGCTGGGCGAGGGGGGCTCGTTTGGCGCCGATGGCGGGTTTATCAAAAGCCTGGTGGTCGATGGCACCACGTACAGCTATGACCCGGCGGCCAACGGTGGCCATGGCGCGCTGACCGCCAGCGGCGGGCTTAACCATGGCTCCTTCAATACAGCCACCAACACATTGAGCATCGCCACCGACCACGACGGTACCCTGGTGGTCAACCTGGATACCGGTGCGTTCACCTACACCTCCCAGACGGCCACCAGCACCTTGATCACCGAGCACATTGGCTACACCGTCAGCGACCATGACGGTGACCTGGCGAGCTCCAACCTGGTGATCAACGTCGTGCCCAACAGCCCACCGATCGCTGCCGACGACAACATCATCACCAACGTGCTGTCGGGCAACATCGTGATCCCGGGCGAGTTGCTGCTGGGTAACGACAGCGATGCCAACGGCGATCCGCTCACGGCGTCACCCACCAGTTTCAATACCGGTTGGGTCGCCAAAGGCGCGGACTTCACCGGCAGCACCGGCACGGCCAGCTTCACCGGCAACAACGTGCAGTCGATCAACCTCAGCCGCAGCGCTTTCGTCGCCAATACCGCGAGCATGACGGCGATGCTGGTGGTCAGCGGTGCATTGGGGATGGTGTCCAATAACAACGCCAACGATGAAGACCGGCTCAACATCAGCCTTAAACAGGGCGAAACCCTCACCTTGGACCACAATCTTTCGGCCGGTCGCATCGCGATGGAGTATTCACTCAACGGCGGGCCATTCATTGCGATCAACGACGGGGCTTCCTTCACCGCGGCAGCGGATGGCAATTACCAGATCCACGTCACCAACATCGCCAATCCCGGCGGCGGTAATTCCAACACTGCGGAGAACTATCAACTGACCCTCACCGTCGACTATGCCGGGGCGCAGGACAAAACACCGGATTACCACGGCAGCTACACCGCCAGCGACAACCACGGCGGCAGTGACAGCGCAGCGGTAGGCATCAGCTATCAGGCGGGTCATACCCTGACGGGCACCAGTGGCGACGATGTGCTGTTGGCCGGCAACGGCGACAACATCCTCAACGCTGGCGACGGCAACGACGTACTTAGCGCCGGTTCGGGCAACAACACCCTGAACGGTGGGGCAGGCAATGATCTGCTCTACAGCGGCACGGGCAACGACCTGCTCGATGGCGGTACGGGCAACGACACCGTCAGCTACGCCCACGCCACGTCGGCAGTCACGGTGAACCTGGGCCTTTTGGCGGCGCAGAACACCCTGGGCGCGGGCACCGATACATTGAGCCACATCGAAAACCTCGTGGGCTCGAACTTCAACGACACCCTCACCGGCGACGGGGCCAGCAACCGTCTCGACGGTGGTCTGGGCCATGACGTGCTCAATGGCGGTGGCGGCGACGACCTGCTGATCGGTGGCCTGGGCAACAACACCCTCACCGGCGGCAGCGGCGCCGACACCTTCCAATGGCAGGCGGGCAATAGCGGCCACGACGTGATCACCGACTTCACCCCCGGCATCGACAAGCTCGACCTGTCCCAGCTGTTGCAAGGGGAGAATGACAGCGCGGCGTCACTGGATGATTACCTGCATTTCAGCGTGAGCGGCAGCGGGGCGTCGGTCATCACCAGCATCGACGTCAGCGCCATCGCCGGCGCCACGCCGAACCAGACCATCGACCTGGCCGGCGTCAACCTCGCCAGTCACTACGGCGTCGCGCCAGGCGCGGGAGGAATCATCGGCGCAGCGGACACGGCGACCATCATCAATGGGATGTTGAATGATCATTCGTTGAAGGTGGATACGGTGTGA
- a CDS encoding TolC family outer membrane protein: protein MRVLTPLCSAVLLAMACSSQAQAMSLTEAIQSTIATHPELAQRVDSRLSANEDVKVARGGFFPSVDLNAGYGRGYSDNTNTRALGNHHTNILTYTQSELRLRQMIFDGFNTANEVQRTQGVVNSRAYYAQGTAQDLALRTIEVYLEVLKRRELVTLAKNNLQAHLRVNDQIGLRTERGVGSTADSDQSNARRALAENNFDTAQVDLADAEANFYSVVGRMPDELEAPPSTKGEIPADLREAQQSMVDNNPYLKSAQADIQSAESQYEVAKSPFYPRFDAEAAVGANNNLGGEEGHDNNWRVGVVMNYNLFRGGSDKARLASNAHQINQAMDIRNNALRQLNEDTRLAWNAMLNARKQTPTAREYADTTARVRAAYQDQFGLGQRTLLDLLDSENELYNANRRYTEVRYTEEYSMYRVLANMGLLLHKQRIVLPADAVAQTEVKNQARLPELK, encoded by the coding sequence ATGCGCGTTCTAACCCCCCTCTGCAGCGCGGTTTTGCTGGCCATGGCCTGCTCTTCTCAGGCGCAGGCCATGTCGTTGACCGAGGCGATCCAGAGCACCATCGCGACTCACCCGGAACTGGCACAACGGGTGGACAGCCGTCTGTCGGCCAATGAAGACGTCAAGGTCGCCAGAGGGGGCTTTTTCCCATCGGTGGATCTCAATGCCGGTTACGGCCGGGGCTACAGCGACAACACCAACACCCGTGCCCTGGGCAACCACCACACCAATATCCTGACCTACACCCAATCGGAGCTGCGCCTGCGGCAGATGATCTTCGACGGGTTCAACACCGCCAATGAAGTGCAGCGCACCCAGGGCGTGGTCAATTCCCGGGCCTATTACGCCCAGGGCACCGCCCAGGATCTGGCGCTGCGTACCATCGAGGTCTACCTGGAAGTGCTCAAGCGGCGCGAGCTGGTGACCCTGGCCAAGAACAACCTGCAGGCACACCTGCGGGTCAACGACCAGATCGGCCTGCGCACCGAGCGTGGGGTGGGCAGTACGGCCGACTCCGACCAGTCCAATGCCCGTCGGGCCCTGGCGGAAAACAACTTCGACACCGCCCAGGTGGACCTGGCGGACGCCGAGGCGAACTTCTACAGCGTGGTCGGACGCATGCCCGATGAGCTGGAGGCGCCGCCCTCGACCAAAGGCGAAATCCCCGCCGACCTGCGCGAAGCCCAGCAAAGCATGGTGGATAACAACCCGTACCTGAAATCGGCCCAGGCCGACATACAGTCCGCCGAGAGCCAATATGAAGTGGCGAAGTCGCCGTTCTACCCGCGCTTCGATGCCGAAGCGGCGGTGGGCGCCAACAACAACCTCGGCGGCGAAGAAGGCCACGACAACAACTGGCGTGTGGGCGTGGTGATGAACTACAACCTGTTCCGCGGGGGCAGCGACAAGGCGCGGCTGGCGTCCAACGCCCACCAGATCAACCAGGCCATGGACATCCGCAACAACGCCCTGCGCCAGCTCAACGAAGACACCCGCCTGGCCTGGAACGCGATGCTCAACGCCCGCAAACAGACCCCCACCGCCCGCGAATACGCCGACACCACCGCCCGTGTGCGGGCCGCGTACCAGGATCAGTTCGGTCTCGGCCAGCGCACCCTGCTCGACCTGCTCGACAGCGAAAACGAGTTGTACAACGCCAACCGTCGCTACACCGAGGTGCGTTACACCGAGGAGTACTCGATGTACCGGGTGCTGGCGAACATGGGCCTGCTGTTGCACAAACAACGGATCGTGCTGCCGGCCGATGCGGTCGCGCAGACCGAAGTCAAGAATCAGGCACGGCTGCCGGAACTGAAGTAG
- a CDS encoding YbaN family protein, translating into MPSPVGNRPLILRYALLAIGWLSVVLGVIGIFVPVLPTTPFLLLAAACFARSSPRFYRWLVEHPRLGPWISDYLSGNGIPLKGKAYAIGLMWASILFSCYLVPLPWARGFMLTSAVLVTIYILRQKTLRRP; encoded by the coding sequence GTGCCCTCGCCAGTCGGCAACCGCCCGCTGATCCTGCGTTACGCTCTACTGGCCATCGGCTGGCTGAGCGTGGTGCTGGGAGTCATCGGCATTTTCGTTCCCGTACTGCCCACCACCCCCTTCCTGCTGCTGGCCGCGGCCTGCTTCGCCCGCAGCTCGCCGCGCTTCTACCGATGGCTGGTCGAACATCCCCGCCTCGGCCCGTGGATCAGCGACTACCTCAGCGGCAACGGCATCCCGCTCAAGGGCAAGGCCTATGCCATCGGGCTGATGTGGGCGAGCATTCTCTTTTCCTGCTACCTGGTGCCGCTGCCGTGGGCGCGGGGGTTCATGCTCACCAGTGCGGTATTGGTGACGATTTATATCCTCAGGCAGAAAACACTGCGCAGGCCCTAA